In the genome of Candoia aspera isolate rCanAsp1 chromosome 1, rCanAsp1.hap2, whole genome shotgun sequence, one region contains:
- the LOC134490831 gene encoding nuclear receptor ROR-beta-like, translated as MSRDAVKFGRMSKKQRDSLYAEVQKHQQSQEQSVGTKDDPETLSRVYTTSVSSGLSDLEDISMLSDSFLFDFPLSPDGNSSYYNLDLLTSAQPSPDQSSVDISDTKFIKQESIYELMLEPSLFPHGPLESNPLTSDISVMEMERLAQNVVKSHLETLQYTSEELQRFAWALYSQEEIRTMQNTNCEVMWQECAVQISNAIQYIVEFAKRIDGFMELCQNDQIILLKAGCLEILLIRMTRAFNPLNNTVLFAGKYGGMPMFKSLGCDDLISSIFELGKNLCRLQLSDEEVALFTAVVLFTPDRPWLSESKKVQKLQDKVYMALQHEIQKKNVNEDRLSKMVAKLPLMKTICSLHLDKLELFRLVHPETTKNFPPLYKEVFNSELHYSNPQES; from the exons ATGTCCCGTGACG CAGTAAAGTTTGGCCGCATGTCCAAGAAGCAGCGGGACAGCCTATATGCCGAGGTCCAGAAACACCAACAAAGCCAAGAACAAAGTGTGGGAACCAAGGATGACCCAGAGACCTTGTCAAGGGTCTACACCACCAGCGTGAGCAGTGGACTCTCTGACCTTGAGGACATCTCCATGTTGTCAGATAGCTTCCTCTTCGACTTTCCCTTGAGCCCTGATGGGAACAGCAGCTACTACAACCTGGATCTCCTGACATCAGCACAGCCGTCGCCCGACCAGTCCAGTGTGGACATCAGCGACACCAAGTTCATTAAACAGGAATCCATCTATGAGCTCATGCTGGAACCCAGCCTCTTTCCTCACGGCCCCCTTGAAAGCAATCCGTTGACCTCGGACATTTCAGTGATGGAAATGG AGCGCCTAGCCCAGAATGTTGTGAAATCGCACCTGGAGACATTGCAGTATACCAGCGAGGAGCTGCAGCGGTTCGCCTGGGCGCTGTACTCTCAGGAGGAGATAAGGACCATGCAGAACACA AACTGCGAGGTGATGTGGCAAGAGTGTGCCGTCCAGATCTCCAACGCCATCCAGTACATCGTGGAGTTCGCCAAGCGCATTGATGGCTTCATGGAGCTGTGCCAGAATGACCAAATCATTCTTCTCAAAGCAG GTTGTCTGGAGATTCTCCTCATCCGAATGACACGGGCCTTCAACCCACTGAACAACACCGTGCTTTTCGCAGGGAAGTACGGCGGGATGCCGATGTTTAAGTCCCTCG GTTGCGATGACCTCATCAGCTCCATCTTTGAGCTGGGGAAGAACCTTTGCCGACTGCAGCTCTCTGATGAAGAGGTGGCTCTCTTCACTGCTGTCGTCCTGTTCACACCAG ATCGGCCTTGGCTCTCTGAATCCAAAAAGGTACAAAAACTCCAAGATAAGGTCTACATGGCTCTCCAGCACGAGattcaaaagaaaaatgtcaaTGAAGACAGGCTTTCCAAG ATGGTTGCCAAGCTCCCCTTGATGAAGACAATCTGCAGCCTTCACTTAGATAAGCTGGAGCTTTTCCGCCTTGTCCATCCGGAGACCACCAAGAATTTCCCTCCCCTTTACAAAGAAGTTTTCAACTCGGAGCTTCATTACAGCAACCCTCAGGAGAGCTAA